Proteins co-encoded in one Neoarius graeffei isolate fNeoGra1 chromosome 11, fNeoGra1.pri, whole genome shotgun sequence genomic window:
- the exoc5 gene encoding exocyst complex component 5 produces MATTAQLFEEPFDADEYIERLAWRTPGGGSKGGAEAFDPKKLLEEFVNHIEELKQLDERIQRKVEKLEQQCHREAKEFAHKVQELQRSNQVAFQHFQELDDHISYVATKVCHLGDQLEGVNTPRQRAVEAQRLMTYFNEFLDGDLRSDVFNNPEKIKEAADIIQKLHLIAQELPFDRFADVKAKIASKYHALERQLIQEFTAAQRRGEIGRMREVAAVLLHFKGYAHCIDVYIKQCQEGAYIQSDVFEDTAALCQLVNKQVGEVFCSPETVMAKLIQNIFENKLQTHVKERLETRSTELEQYLKNLYDLYTRTTALAAKLTEFNLGSDKHTFLSKLIKSIFSSYLDSYIDMERQYLQSRSASILQRYYDSKNHQKRPLGTGSIQELKERIRQRTNLPLGPSIDTHGETFLSQEVVVNLLQETRHAFQRCNKLSDPADLPKNAYSIFLLLVEHLCVDHIDYALEIGLSAIPSADAKNANLYFLDVVQQANTIFHLFDKQFNDHLMPLISSSPKLTECLQKKKEVIDQMEVKLDTGIDRTLNCMIGQMKHILATEQKKTDFRPEDENNAMSALQYTTACSKVCAYVSKQVERVRRSMDGKNVDTVLAELGVRFHRLIHEHLQQFSYTSMGGMLAICDVAEYRRCAKDFRVPLVLQLFDTLHALCNLLVVVPDNLKQVCSGEQLTNLDRNLLHAFVQLRADYRSARLGRHFS; encoded by the exons ATGGCTACGACGGCGCAGTTATTTGAG GAACCGTTTGATGCAGATGAATACATTGAGCGACTGGCTTGGAGAACTCCAGGGGGTGGCTCGAAAGGAGGAGCAGAAGCATTTGACCCTAAAAA GCTGCTAGAAGAGTTTGTTAACCACATAGAGGAACTGAAACAGCTGGATGAGAGGATCCAGAGGAAAGTTGAGAAGCTTGAACAGCAGTGCCATCGGGAAGCCAAAGAGTTTGCACACAAAGTCCAGGAGCTGCAGAGAAGCAATCAG GTCGCCTTTCAGCACTTCCAAGAGCTGGATGACCACATCAGCTACGTGGCCACTAAGGTGTGTCACCTTGGAGACCAACTGGAGGGAGTGAATACTCCGAGGCAGAGGGCTGTGGAGGCCCAGAGACTTATGACCTACTTTAATGAATTCCTGGATGGAGACTTGCGCAGTGATGTCTTTAACAACCCTGAGAAG ATAAAGGAAGCTGCTGACATCATTCAGAAGTTGCACCTGATTGCTCAGGAGTTGCCGTTTGACAG ATTTGCTGACGTGAAGGCCAAGATAGCGA GTAAATACCATGCCTTGGAGCGGCAGCTGATCCAGGAGTTCACAGCTGCTCAGCGCAGAGGGGAAATCGGCCGTATGAGAGAAGTGGCTGCAGTCCTGCTCCATTTCAAG GGCTATGCCCATTGTATAGATGTCTATATTAAGCAGTGCCAAGAG GGTGCATACATACAGAGCGATGTGTTTGAGGACACTGCTGCTCTTTGTCAGCTGGTCAATAAGCAGGTGGGCGAGGTCTTCTGTAGCCCGGAAACGGTCATGGCCAAACTCATCCAAAACATCTTTGAGAACAAGTTACAG ACGCATGTAAAAGAAAGACTTGAGACTCGTTCCACTGAATTGGAGCAATACCTCAAAAACCTCTATGACCTCTACACCAG GACAACAGCTTTGGCTGCTAAATTAACGGAGTTTAACTTGGGTTCGGACAAACACACCTTCCTATCCAAACTGATTAAGAGCATCTTCTCGTCCTACCTGGACAGCTACATAGATATGGAGCGGCAGTATCTGCAGTCTCGTAGTGCTTCAATTCTGCAAAGATACTACGACTCAAAGAACCACCAAAAACGTCCATTAGGCACAGGAAG TATCCAGGAGCTGAAAGAGCGGATCAGGCAGCGCACTAACCTGCCTTTGGGTCCCAGTATTGACACACATGGAGAAACCTTTCTCTCACAGGAAGTTGTGGTCAATCTGCTGCAGGAGACGCGTCATGCCTTCCAGAGATGCAACAAG TTGTCTGACCCAGCTGATCTCCCTAAAAATGCCTACTCTATCTTCCTGCTGCTTGTAGAGCACCTGTGTGTGGACCATATTGACTATGCCTTAGAGATTGGTCTTTcag CTATTCCCTCTGCAGATGCCAAAAATGCCAACCTCTACTTTTTGGATGTAGTGCAGCAGGCAAACACTATTTTTCACCTCTTTGATAAGCAGTTTAATGATCATCTCATGCCTCTCATTAG CTCTTCTCCTAAGCTAACAGAGTGTTTGCAAAAGAAAAAGGAGGTCATTGATCAGATGGAAGTGAAACTAGACACAGGCATTGACCG AACACTGAATTGCATGATCGGCCAGATGAAACACATTCTGGCCACTGAGCAAAAGAAAACAGACTTCAGGCCAGAAGATGAGAACAATGCAATGAGtgcactacagtacactaca GCGTGCTCTAAAGTGTGTGCCTACGTGAGTAAGCAGGTGGAGCGTGTACGAAGGTCGATGGAtggaaaaaatgtggacactgtaCTGGCTGAGCTGGGAGTGCGCTTTCACAGGCTCATCCATGAACATCTGCAGCAGTTCAGCTACACATCCATGGGAGGCATGCTGGCCATCTGTGACGTGGCAGAGTACCGCCGCTGCGCCAAAGACTTTCGA GTTCCTCTGGTCCTGCAGCTCTTTGACACTTTGCACGCTCTCTGTAACCTTCTGGTGGTTGTTCCTGACAATCTGAAGCAGGTTTGCTCTGGAGAGCAGCTCACAAACCTGGACAGGAACCTCCTGCATGCCTTTGTGCAGCTCAGAGCGGACTATCGCTCAGCTAGACTGGGCCGTCATTTTAGCTAA